From Hippoglossus stenolepis isolate QCI-W04-F060 chromosome 4, HSTE1.2, whole genome shotgun sequence, a single genomic window includes:
- the otol1b gene encoding otolin 1b, whose amino-acid sequence MRTLSCQWTLVAVVVVALTVASCAEAKTTQKPKYQYTKKPVPQITLHGPVTTSIPKTLKIVASANPVVPLPLPTKERTTYPSHVFPQYHSESPEPSGVGPENYTLDYNECYFNFCECCPPERGPRGPKGDRGLAGPPGERGPAGAAGLQGPPGVNGPAGFKGSRGDKGDRGNSGTAGPSGIPGKPAQKGEIGSKGEKGEIGLQGVKGNSGGKGEPGQNGSAGDKGEPGKEGPAGPPGVAVELGPKGDKGDKGECGTFGERGQKGDRGDPGQSGIPGVMGIPGINGKHGSSGPVGVRGDQGPPGPPGEPGMRGPQAPQGIRGMPGPKGDRGYPGMRGDRGIRGLKGGKGSGVPQKRSAFSVGISPKKSFPPSGFPIRFDKIFYNEENHFNVSSSTFLCVIPGAYVFSFQITVRNQPLRATLVVNGTRRVRTRDSLYGQDIDQASTLVVLRLALGDQVWMETFRDWNGVYASSEDDSIFSGFLLYPDKP is encoded by the exons ATGAGGACTCTCTCGTGTCAGTGGACCCTTGTGGCTGTCGTTGTGGTTGCACTCACTGTGGCGTCCTGCGCTGAGGCGAAGACCACTCAGAAGCCAAAGTATCAGTACACCAAGAAGCCTGTCCCTCAGATCACATTGCATGGCCCTGTGACCACCAGCATACCCAAGACACTCAAGATAGTGGCCAGTGCAAATCCTGTGGTGCCCCTCCCCCTGCCAACCAAGGAGAGGACCACCTATCCAAGTCATGTCTTTCCTCAGTACCACTCTGAGAGCCCTGAGCCCTCTGGTGTTGGCCCTGAGAACTACACTCTGGATTACAATGAGTGTTACTTCAACTTCTGCGAGTGCTGTCCTCCAGAGCGAGGCCCCAGGGGGCCAAAGGGAGACAGAGGCCTGGCAG GACCACCTGGTGAACGAGGccctgcaggagcagctggtTTACAAGGACCACCAGGTGTGAATGGTCCTGCGGGATTTAAAGGAAGCAGGG GGGATAAAGGtgacagaggaaacagtggGACTGCTGGCCCATCAGGTATCCCAGGAAAACCAGCACAGAAAG GTGAAATTGGCTCAAAAGGTGAGAAAGGGGAAATAGGGCTGCAAGGTGTCAAAGGTAATAGTGGAGGAAAAGGGGAACCTGGCCAGAATGGGAGTGCTGGTGATAAGGGAGAACCGGGAAAAGAGGGACCAGCTGGACCTCCAGGAGTGGCTGTCGAGCTAGGTCCTAAGGGAGATAAGGGAGATAAGGGGGAGTGTGGCACTtttggagagagaggacagaaaggAGATCGAGGTGATCCTGGTCAATCCGGCATCCCAGGAGTGATGGGCATTCCAGGAATTAATGGCAAACACGGATCATCAGGTCCTGTAGGTGTCCGAGGGGATCAGGGACCTCCTGGACCTCCAGGAGAACCAGGGATGAGAGGGCCTCAAGCACCACAAGGCATACGAGGGATGCCTGGGCCAAAGGGGGACAGAGGTTACCCTGGGATGAGAGGTGACCGAGGCATCCGTGGATTGAAAGGAGGTAAAGGATCGGGAGTTCCCCAGAAACGCTCAGCCTTCAGTGTTGGCATCTCTCCAAAAAAGTCCTTCCCACCCTCTGGCTTCCCGATCCGCTTTGACAAAATCTTCTACAATGAAGAGAATCACTTTAATGTCTCTTCCAGCACCTTCCTATGTGTCATCCCTGGGGCTTATGTCTTCTCCTTCCAAATCACTGTACGCAATCAGCCACTGCGAGCCACGCTCGTAGTGAACGGGACCCGGCGGGTAAGGACAAGGGACTCTCTGTACGGCCAGGACATTGACCAGGCTTCCACTCTGGTGGTGCTGCGGCTGGCGTTGGGCGATCAGGTGTGGATGGAGACATTCAGAGACTGGAATGGGGTGTATGCCAGCAGTGAGGACGACAGCATCTTCTCTGGGTTTCTGCTTTACCCAGACAAGCCCTGA
- the LOC118106030 gene encoding Fc receptor-like A translates to MDAVISFLLILTLAPVAPLETSFRAVVERVLGEARIFSGEEVRLRCSVPDTHRSRWDLQWFKGSEKLIQSGEHLVLWKARVNDSGKYYCQGVRDTLVGNIDTLKSLPVEINVDGGWAILQVPPHSGLVGQTLTFTCRVRGNPPIHEVILYRDKVEVMKQRGLDPHFHLNHLTLEDQGMYSCRASWDTDRRTRSVLSVDASVQVLEVLTQPILEIVEHDQQLIKLICHLQYNAHAPAPPINYYFYKNNQRLGTATSENSDLVRQSPGRYSCRAKVPQLNISRWSEPKSFGQVAGRESTPPFLQPRNPRPFAPPVSSPDPLPLTDEPAATQASLYQSTPGSLPSPAQSVNQTVPPSRIQPVTSSHIDMAEDVTGWIRPSPAQSVDQTVQPSRIHPVTSSHIDMAGASGDMSEESDDMSSATVTHS, encoded by the exons ATGGACGCGGtcatttccttcctct tgATTTTGACTCTGGCGCCTGTGG CTCCCCTTGAGACCTCATTCAGAGCTGTCGTGGAGAGGGTGTTGGGGGAAGCGAGGATCTTCTCTGGGGAGGAGGTCCGGCTGAGGTGCAGCGTTCCTGACACCCACAGGTCCAGATGGGATCTCCAGTGGTTTAAAGGATCTGAGAAGCTCATACAGTCTGGGGAGCACCTGGTTCTGTGGAAGGCGAGGGTTAACGATAGTGGGAAATATTATTGCCAGGGAGTGAGGGACACGTTGGTGGGAAACATAGACACCCTCAAGAGTCTGCCTGTGGAGATCAATGTGGATG GAGGGTGGGCCATCCTGCAAGTCCCACCCCATTCAGGCCTCGTTGGACAAACCTTAACGTTCACGTGCCGCGTCCGAGGCAATCCCCCAATTCATGAGGTGATTCTGTACAGGGACAAGGTTGAAGTCATGAAACAAAGGGGCCTCGACCCACATTTTCACCTGAACCACCTGACCCTGGAAGACCAAGGGATGTATTCTTGTCGGGCCTCctgggacacagacagacggacacgCTCTGTCCTTTCAGTTGATGCTTCAGTGCAGGTCTTAG AGGTTCTGACGCAGCCAATTTTGGAGATTGTTGAACATGATCAGCAGCTGATCAAACTCATCTGCCACCTCCAATACAACGCCCACGCTCCTGCCCCTCCAATAAACTACTATTTCTACAAGAATAACCAGCGACTGGGAACAGCGACCTCTGAGAACAGTGATCTGGTCAGACAGAGTCCAGGCCGCTACAGCTGCAGGGCCAAGGTGCCTCAGTTGAACATCTCCAGGTGGAGTGAACCCAAAAGCTTTGGACAAGTGGCAG GGCGAGAGTCGACGCCTCCATTTCTTCAACCCAGAAATCCAAGGCCTTTTGCTCCCCCGGTCTCATCCCCAGACCCCCTGCCTCTGACAGATGAGCCAGCAGCAACCCAGGCGTCTCTTTACCAATCCACTCCAGGCTCTCTGCCCTCTCCAGCCCAGTCTGTCAACCAAACTGTTCCACCTAGCAGGATCCAGCCTGTCACGTCATCACACATTGACATGGCTGAAGACGTGACAGGCTGGATCCGGCCCTCTCCAGCCCAGTCTGTCGATCAAACTGTTCAACCAAGCAGGATCCACCCTGTCACGTCATCACACATTGACATGGCTGGAGCATCTGGGGACATGTCAGAGGAGTCTGACGACATGTCTTCAGCCACTGTTACACATTCATAA
- the rabgef1l gene encoding RAB guanine nucleotide exchange factor (GEF) 1, like: MTSQRRRIHLDQSDLLCKNGCGFYGNNAWQGLCSTCWREENQREKQKQIQEDWALAEKLQREEEKAYASKQPRAESQPTITPFSKFEERKTKEKSSKVNTVTKFFIPSTKTPPKKDAAPFDSQSSPSPSTSSSRRSSVDSDLSMRELIDFLKPMKSGREIFKQCRAFTESMVYKRNMGADELSECVQDFYQNLSDRLQTQFKGSSDQVQSVMDEVEKYVMTRLYKEVFCPETTDDEKKDLAIQKRIRDLHWVTIEMLCSPVDEEIPEVSDNVVKAITDLIEIDSKRVPNDKLRCMTSCSKHIFNAIKASTNEAASADDFLPTLIYIVLKANPPRLQSNIQYINRFCNPRKLMTGEDGYYFTNLCCAVAFIEKLDGQSLNLSSEQFDLYMSGQVSPHWPNTNGASSSSPSSGSAALSQVHKRLDLLTGLGERQDRVMEKARQLKSDLIDWTDDVEQKVQCALENFPPETENLSAPTASGSAAQSAIDSDNIENELLPPPLQPQVVDV, encoded by the exons ATGACGAGCCAGCGGCGCAGGATCCACCTGGACCAATCAGACTTGCTTTGCAAGAATGGATGTGGTTTTTACGGCAACAACGCTTGGCAGGGCCTGTGCTCAACGTGCTGGCGAGAGGAAAACCAGCGAGAAAAGCAAAAGCAGATTCAAGAAGACTGGGCACTTGCTGAGAa GcttcagagagaggaagagaaggcaTATGCGAGCAAACAACCAAGGGCAGAGTCACAGCCTACCATCACACCCTTCAGCAagtttgaagaaagaaaaacgaaGGAAAAGTCCAGCAAAGTTAACACAGTCACAAAGTTTTTTATTCCTTCCACCAAAACACCACCAAAAAAGG ATGCTGCTCCTTTCGACTCACAGTCCAGCCCAAGCCCGAGCACCTCCTCAAGCCGACGCTCCTCTGTGGACAGTGACCTCTCAATGCGAGAGCTCATTGATTTTCTCAAGCCCATGAAGTCTGGCAGGGAGATCTTCAAACAGTGCCGGGCCTTCACTGAGAGCATGGTCTATAAGCGG aACATGGGTGCTGATGAGCTGTCAGAGTGTGTGCAAGACTTCTACCAGAACCTCTCAGATCGCCTCCAGACTCAGTTCAAAG GTTCGTCAGACCAGGTACAGAGTGTTATGGATGAAGTAGAGAAGTACGTGATGACTCGTCTCTACAAGGAAGTGTTCTGTCCTGAAACCACAGATGATGAGAAAAAGGATCTGGCCATTCAGAAGAGAATCAG AGACTTGCACTGGGTCACCATTGAGATGCTGTGCTCTCCGGTGGATGAGGAGATCCCTGAGGTTTCTGACAATGTAGTCAAAGCCATCACAG ATTTGATCGAAATTGACTCGAAGCGCGTGCCCAACGACAAACTGCGGTGCATGACCAGCTGCAGCAAGCACATCTTCAACGCCATCAAAGCCAGCACGAATGAGGCTGCGTCCGCGGACGACTTCCTCCCGACGCTCATCTACATCGTGCTAAAAGCAAACCCTCCACGACTGCAGTCCAACATCCAGTACATCAACCGCTTCTGCAACCCCAGGAAGCTCATGACCGGAGAGGATGGTTACTACTTCACTAATCTG TGCTGTGCGGTGGCCTTCATTGAGAAGCTGGATGGTCAGTCTCTGAACCTGAGCTCTGAGCAGTTTGACCTCTACATGTCGGGCCAGGTGTCCCCCCACTGGCCAAATACCAACggagcttcctcctcctcaccctcatcAGGCAGCGCAGCTCTCAGTCAGGTCCATAAACGACTAGACCTGCTAACGGGGCTCGGGGAAAGGCAGGATCGCGTCATGGAGAAGGCTCGCCAACTGAAGAGCGACCTAATCGACTGGACAGATGACGTGGAGCAGAAGGTGCAGTGCGCTCTGGAGAACTTCCCACCAGAGACGGAAAACCTCTCTGCACCCACAGCGAGCGGCTCTGCAGCACAGTCAGCAATTGACTCTGATAACATTGAGAATGAGCTCCTGCCTCCGCCACTGCAGCCGCAGGTGGTTGACGTGTAG
- the caspa gene encoding caspase a, with protein MADKLAKVRRKFVEQVSIATLDRLLDNILEDHIVNDLEKDSILKGNSSREKARCLIDTVRKKGDRASMMMIAHLQNCDLTLYSELGLGLVPPAPPAAEPRSIKEEGRSTTLIPTTEDFWREKQNQKDIYPVTKDNYRNRVALLITNIKFTLERFDRRGAEKDEENAEKLLTDLGYEVVKHTNLTAKAIDDAVIKFSKHPKLRETDSVMVVIMSHGKLGTILGVDWKPKPRPLETSKSDDEEPDEFPIDNIYKHLGPEECPALLNQTKILIIQACRGDEKGFVLLSDRPAVPDDDGLLGFSPEHDIEDDCLRTEHKEKDFISLLSCTPDTVSYRLRHRGSFLIQFIVDVFNTAAREDDIEELFRKVMQRFEEFRTLNIRQMPTKDRCTLTKRFYFYPGLNVV; from the exons ATGGCCG ACAAGCTCGCCAAGGTGAGAAGGAAGTTCGTGGAACAGGTGTCCATAGCAACTCTTGATCGGCTCCTAGACAACATTCTGGAGGATCACATTGTGAATGACTTGGAAAAAGACTCCATACTGAAGgggaacagcagcagagagaaggcGCGCTGCCTCATCGACACGGTGAGGAAAAAAGGCGATAGAGCCAGCATGATGATGATCGCTCACCTTCAAAACTGTGATCTCACACTTTACTCTGAGCTGGGCCTCGGCTTAGTACCGCCTGCTCCACCTG ctgcagagcCTCGGAGCATTAAGGAGGAGGGCCGGTCGACCACACTCATCCCCACTACTGAGGATTTCTGGAGGGAGAAACAGAACCAGAAAGAT ATTTACCCTGTGACCAAAGATAACTATAGGAATCGTGTGGCGCTGCTTATCACCAATATAAAGTTCACGCTTGAGAGATTTGACAGACGTGGAGCTGAGAAAGACGAGGAGAACGCGGAGAAACTTCTCACAGATCTGGGATACGAGgtggtgaaacacacaaacctcactGCAAAG GCCATCGATGATGCTGTAATCAAGTTCTCTAAACATCCAAAactcagagagacagacagcgtGATGGTGGTTATCATGTCTCACGGGAAACTGGGAACTATCCTAGGTGTCGACTGGAAACCGAAACCTAGACCACTGGAAACCTCAAAATCTGATGACGAGGAACCGGATGAGTTCCCCATCGACAACATTTATAAACACTTGGGTCCAGAGGAATGTCCGGCTCTGCTGAACCAAACTAAAATCCTCATCATCCAGGCCTGCAGAGGAG ATGAGAAAGGCTTTGTGCTGTTGAGCGACCGTCCGGCTGTGCCTGATGACGACGGACTGCTAGGGTTTTCTCCTGAACACGACATTGAGGATGATTGTCTGCGAAcggaacacaaagaaaaagacttcatctctcttctctcctgcacGCCTG ACACCGTCTCATATAGACTACGGCATCGTGGGTCTTTTTTAATCCAGTTTATTGTCGACGTATTCAACACCGCCGCACGCGAGGATGACATCGAGGAACTTTTCAGAAAA GTCATGCAACGCTTTGAAGAGTTCCGCACCTTAAACATAAGGCAGATGCCGACCAAGGACAGATGCACACTTACAAAACGCTTCTACTTTTATCCAGGTCTCAATGTTGTTTGA